One genomic window of Caenorhabditis elegans chromosome I includes the following:
- the W09C5.12 gene encoding Leucine Rich repeat-containing domain protein (Confirmed by transcript evidence): MESILDRYLEQKKLYEQNGFNFENVEDLVIRNAVSGNIQDLPGHPNITSLEISNVKIATFRGMNVFERVQVLDASSNNLREADFEQLRTSCPSLTTLTLNYNPLNRSNHSPPRVPQSGFFDNPLHTYR, encoded by the exons ATGGAGTCGATTCTCGATCGTTACTTAGAGCAAAAAAAGCTCTACGAACAAAATGGGTTCAACTTCGAAAATGTCGAAGACCTGGTTATTCGGAATGCTGTATCTGGCAACATACAAGACTTACCCGGTCATCCAAACATCACA TCACTGGAAATTTCGAACGTCAAAATCGCAACATTCCGAGGAATGAATGTTTTTGAGCGTGTTCAAGTTCTCGATGCTTCCTCAAACAATCTTAGAGAAGCGGATTTTGAGCAACTTAGGACCAGCTGCCCATCGTTGACGACATTGACACTGAACTACAATCCACTCAATCGATCGAATCATTCCCCTCCGAGAGTTCCCCAATCTGGCTTCTTTGACAATCCATTGCACACTTATCGATGA